The Tepidibacter aestuarii genome contains a region encoding:
- a CDS encoding helix-turn-helix domain-containing protein — protein MPIIVNLDVMMAKRKINSTQLSEKMGITMANLSILKNNKAKAVRFSTLENLCKILDCQPGDILEYVDEDDERLK, from the coding sequence ATGCCAATTATAGTAAATCTTGATGTAATGATGGCTAAGAGAAAGATTAATTCTACCCAGCTTTCAGAGAAAATGGGAATAACTATGGCTAATCTTTCTATTTTAAAAAATAACAAAGCAAAAGCAGTTCGCTTTTCTACATTAGAAAATTTATGTAAAATCTTAGATTGCCAACCTGGTGATATCTTAGAATATGTAGATGAAGATGATGAAAGATTAAAATAA
- a CDS encoding DUF2975 domain-containing protein — protein MKNNFNSKILNMIVILGISITCILLLGTGFITTAFFKSQFSLIDHSLVISVTICIYLCAIPYIIALFGLKRLCSLVVKNNPFSMQIVKSLKVISICSFSEIIIFIGCVNYLKHSVEFFKYTVWGAPIIALTIICLTIGFLCLVLSQLFKIAIKIKEENDKTI, from the coding sequence ATGAAAAATAATTTTAATTCTAAAATTTTAAATATGATTGTAATTTTAGGAATATCTATTACATGTATACTTCTTTTAGGAACTGGATTTATTACCACAGCATTTTTTAAAAGTCAGTTTTCTTTAATAGACCATAGTTTAGTAATAAGTGTTACAATTTGTATTTATTTGTGTGCAATTCCATATATTATAGCTTTATTTGGATTGAAAAGGCTTTGCAGTTTAGTAGTAAAAAACAATCCTTTCTCTATGCAAATCGTTAAATCATTAAAAGTTATTTCTATATGCTCTTTTAGTGAGATCATTATTTTTATTGGATGCGTGAACTATTTAAAGCACTCAGTTGAATTTTTTAAATATACTGTTTGGGGAGCTCCCATTATTGCACTAACTATCATTTGTCTAACAATAGGATTTTTATGCCTAGTATTATCACAATTATTTAAGATAGCTATAAAAATTAAGGAAGAAAACGATAAAACAATTTAG
- a CDS encoding MBL fold metallo-hydrolase gives MDIKKVRGNTFCIDTGMSYIPFYKINNEEIIMLDSGLAREERKEIDKLLQKNNFKVVGIICSHAHIDHIGNIAYFKNKYNCIVAMPAYEALICSSTLNLKVYYSNQTLSDVTDNFEHMVCKTDIIISDKQESIYMHDIKFKILHTPGHSPAHICIITPDDVVYLGDTLISYEVMECAQIPYVFILNEDLKSKKKLYDLKYSKYIVAHKGIYNDITKLITDNIDFYKNRAVKVYEAIDSTMTMEDIVSNVIKNWNIRVKNIYKYSMLEKMLRTYVEYLNETGMINLVMEDGLLKYKKSPQGISRLQEYIAK, from the coding sequence ATGGACATAAAAAAAGTAAGAGGAAATACATTTTGTATTGATACTGGAATGAGCTACATACCTTTTTATAAGATTAATAATGAAGAAATTATTATGCTGGATTCAGGATTAGCAAGAGAAGAGAGAAAAGAAATAGATAAACTTCTACAAAAAAATAACTTTAAGGTAGTTGGTATAATATGTAGTCATGCCCATATAGATCACATAGGAAATATTGCATATTTTAAGAATAAGTATAATTGTATTGTTGCTATGCCAGCATATGAGGCTCTTATTTGCAGTTCAACGCTCAATCTCAAGGTTTATTATAGTAATCAAACATTATCAGATGTAACAGATAATTTTGAACATATGGTTTGCAAAACAGACATTATAATTTCGGATAAACAAGAGAGTATATATATGCACGATATTAAATTTAAAATTCTTCATACACCAGGACATAGTCCTGCTCATATATGCATTATTACTCCTGATGATGTTGTGTATTTAGGAGATACCCTTATAAGCTATGAAGTAATGGAGTGTGCACAAATACCATATGTATTTATACTCAATGAGGACTTGAAAAGTAAAAAAAAGCTTTATGACTTAAAATATAGTAAGTATATAGTTGCACATAAAGGGATATATAATGATATTACAAAACTTATAACTGATAATATAGATTTCTATAAGAATAGAGCAGTAAAGGTATATGAGGCGATAGACTCTACCATGACAATGGAAGACATTGTAAGCAATGTTATTAAAAATTGGAATATTAGAGTGAAAAATATATATAAATATTCCATGCTAGAAAAAATGTTAAGGACATATGTTGAATATTTAAATGAAACAGGAATGATTAACTTAGTTATGGAGGATGGATTACTTAAATATAAGAAGAGTCCTCAAGGAATTAGTAGATTACAGGAATATATAGCAAAATAA
- a CDS encoding FUSC family protein: MKINTKNKLILMRMKIFLIAIAAIIIFYIFGGENLVVGVGAVITAASMFGEDYSSDIATTTILLAIINVLIGVFAYIAGINHFLGLTFTFFTSFIIYYLFSYDAKPSKSIGFIMTYLLLIYTPVPLINMPIRLVALAFSGIVIMSLYCILSRYNFNEFINKEVINSINLMKEETDLILKGKEINDKSKLVNIKLKNIELKLYERIENSKNDLDSVYIKGIIIVLLKRINTILPLIKTKESDKLILEIIKKIFENINIYISGEDGLEILKDNLRKHYNNLEIDKIEDDLEKYNYYNLKAAIREIYKCIENMGDIRSIYMNQRIKLLKLIKDDIYGLKTNFKMTSLRFNLAIKASILISISVFIVNYFKIYEGQWAIYTIALLLLPYAEQSNKKAKDRVIGTIIGAILFNMINLIINDNVTLMIILLFIFIYASMIISPYNIKCIFITFNSILGIKIMNPNSLVFLLTGYRVIFTLAGAIVTAIIMNVFFPYKLKDDIKNTIMKYTDLNKRILNELEADNIDKNKLEIMLIVNSYLWRRINYNNKELKCNNIENLLSEQNDFITDIIFLFKTSKYIDNNVDLVKSLAKEFKTIINESDLEEKTKQIFDLSNSDAERLIVINMYKIYSGFKNIDSLCKKAIDNLSHM; encoded by the coding sequence ATGAAAATCAATACAAAAAATAAATTGATTTTAATGAGGATGAAAATATTTTTAATAGCTATAGCAGCTATTATTATATTCTATATATTTGGTGGGGAGAACTTGGTAGTTGGTGTAGGGGCAGTTATTACAGCAGCAAGTATGTTTGGAGAAGACTATAGTTCTGATATAGCAACTACTACTATATTACTTGCTATAATAAATGTTCTTATAGGAGTTTTTGCATATATTGCAGGTATAAATCATTTTTTAGGATTAACTTTCACATTTTTTACAAGTTTTATTATTTACTATTTATTTAGTTACGATGCTAAGCCATCAAAAAGTATTGGATTTATTATGACCTATTTACTTTTAATATACACTCCAGTTCCGTTGATCAATATGCCTATAAGGTTAGTTGCTCTTGCGTTTTCAGGAATAGTAATAATGTCTTTATACTGTATTTTATCTAGGTATAACTTTAATGAGTTTATAAATAAAGAGGTCATAAATTCTATAAATTTAATGAAAGAAGAGACCGATTTAATTCTTAAAGGTAAAGAAATAAACGATAAAAGTAAATTAGTAAATATTAAGTTGAAAAATATAGAACTAAAGTTATATGAAAGAATAGAGAACTCTAAAAACGACTTAGACAGTGTTTATATAAAAGGTATAATAATAGTTTTATTAAAAAGAATTAATACAATTCTTCCTCTTATAAAGACAAAAGAAAGTGACAAACTTATATTAGAGATTATAAAAAAAATATTTGAAAATATAAATATCTATATATCAGGTGAAGATGGCTTAGAAATATTAAAAGATAACTTAAGAAAGCATTATAACAACCTAGAAATAGATAAAATAGAAGATGATTTAGAGAAGTATAATTACTATAATTTAAAAGCTGCGATAAGAGAGATTTATAAATGTATAGAAAATATGGGAGATATTAGATCTATTTATATGAATCAAAGAATTAAATTGTTAAAATTAATTAAAGATGATATTTATGGTTTAAAGACCAATTTTAAAATGACTTCATTAAGATTTAATTTAGCAATAAAAGCATCTATATTAATTTCTATATCTGTTTTCATAGTAAATTATTTTAAAATCTACGAAGGACAATGGGCTATATATACAATAGCATTGTTGCTATTACCATATGCTGAACAGAGTAATAAAAAAGCTAAGGATAGAGTTATAGGTACCATTATAGGAGCTATTTTATTTAATATGATAAATCTAATAATAAATGACAATGTAACTTTAATGATAATTTTGTTATTTATATTTATATATGCATCAATGATTATATCACCTTATAATATAAAATGCATATTTATAACATTTAATTCTATATTAGGAATTAAAATAATGAATCCTAATAGTTTAGTTTTTTTGTTAACTGGATATAGAGTAATTTTTACTTTAGCAGGTGCAATTGTTACAGCTATAATAATGAATGTGTTCTTTCCTTATAAATTAAAAGATGATATTAAAAACACTATAATGAAGTATACAGATTTAAATAAAAGAATTTTAAATGAATTAGAGGCTGATAATATAGATAAAAATAAATTAGAAATTATGCTTATTGTTAACAGTTATCTTTGGAGAAGAATAAATTATAATAATAAAGAATTAAAATGTAATAATATTGAAAACCTATTAAGCGAACAAAATGATTTTATCACTGATATAATTTTTTTATTTAAAACAAGTAAGTACATAGATAATAATGTTGATTTGGTAAAATCGCTAGCAAAGGAATTTAAAACGATTATTAATGAGAGTGATCTTGAGGAAAAAACAAAACAAATTTTTGATTTATCAAACAGTGACGCAGAAAGATTAATAGTAATAAATATGTATAAAATATATTCGGGATTTAAAAATATAGATTCATTATGTAAAAAAGCTATTGATAATTTGAGTCATATGTAA
- a CDS encoding HAL/PAL/TAL family ammonia-lyase has translation MLNPSDIEKVILGGKLTIEEVVAVARYNKKIEFSKEYIRRVIECRKLVDKFSDEERVVYGITTGLGDNCRKFISKEDREIVQINNLRSHATSVGEPLNTECVRAIMVAMIQQLGSGYTGIRLETVDKIRELLNAGITPFAPKHGSVGYLDIEAHIALVIIGEGKAYYKGNLLSGAQALKKAAIEPTVISSKEGLSLVSGTSSVTGLTSLSIYDAIIIGKTNDIAASMSLEVLKGTLMAMDQRLMNVRPHQNQSATAYNIRTILNDSEIIEKYKDYRVQDALSLRCIPQLHGAAKKTIADGKVTIDIELNSSVDNPHLFSTSDGDGVAIMGCNADATYVGMAADTICISICNMAKMSERRLDRMVNRYVSELPPFLNSNSGLNNGLMIPQYTAAGIVGEIRLLTHPATVDNVPTCALQEDYVSMGYNAALKAYNCMELARYVTAIEIMNAVQAQDFYNDLKPAAATKAVYTLIREKVAFLENDRNMHPDMEYIADMIKEGNIISVVENLVGNLEF, from the coding sequence ATGTTAAATCCATCAGATATTGAAAAAGTTATACTGGGAGGTAAACTTACTATAGAAGAAGTTGTTGCAGTTGCAAGATACAATAAGAAAATTGAATTTTCTAAAGAATATATTCGTAGAGTAATAGAATGTAGGAAATTAGTCGACAAATTCTCTGATGAAGAAAGAGTAGTTTATGGAATAACTACAGGACTAGGAGACAACTGTAGAAAGTTTATTAGTAAAGAAGATAGAGAAATTGTTCAAATTAATAATCTTAGATCTCATGCAACCTCTGTAGGAGAACCTCTCAATACAGAATGTGTCAGAGCTATAATGGTTGCTATGATACAACAATTAGGAAGTGGTTATACAGGTATTAGGCTCGAAACTGTAGATAAAATAAGAGAACTATTAAACGCTGGAATTACCCCTTTTGCTCCTAAACATGGATCAGTTGGATATCTTGATATTGAAGCACATATTGCTCTTGTAATAATAGGAGAAGGAAAAGCCTACTATAAAGGTAATTTACTTAGCGGAGCACAAGCTCTTAAAAAAGCAGCTATCGAACCTACTGTTATTAGCAGTAAGGAAGGTCTATCATTAGTATCTGGTACATCTTCTGTAACCGGGCTTACTTCTCTATCAATATATGATGCTATAATTATTGGTAAAACTAATGATATAGCTGCTTCTATGTCACTTGAAGTGTTAAAAGGAACCTTAATGGCAATGGATCAAAGGCTTATGAATGTAAGACCTCATCAAAATCAAAGTGCTACAGCATATAATATTAGAACTATTTTAAATGATAGTGAAATAATAGAAAAATATAAAGACTACAGAGTACAAGATGCGCTATCCCTACGATGTATACCACAACTGCATGGAGCAGCTAAAAAGACTATAGCTGATGGAAAAGTAACCATAGATATTGAATTAAATTCTTCTGTTGATAATCCTCATCTGTTTAGTACAAGTGATGGTGATGGAGTTGCTATAATGGGCTGTAATGCAGATGCTACTTATGTGGGAATGGCTGCAGATACTATCTGTATATCAATATGTAATATGGCTAAAATGTCAGAACGCAGATTAGATAGAATGGTAAATAGATATGTAAGTGAATTGCCGCCATTTTTAAATTCAAACTCGGGGTTAAATAATGGTTTGATGATACCTCAATACACAGCAGCTGGTATTGTTGGTGAGATAAGATTATTAACTCATCCAGCTACTGTTGATAATGTTCCTACTTGTGCATTACAAGAAGATTATGTATCAATGGGCTACAATGCAGCTCTAAAGGCATATAACTGCATGGAACTTGCAAGATATGTAACTGCAATAGAGATAATGAATGCAGTACAAGCGCAAGATTTTTACAATGATTTAAAACCTGCTGCAGCAACTAAAGCAGTATATACTTTAATAAGAGAAAAGGTTGCATTTTTAGAAAATGATAGAAATATGCACCCAGATATGGAGTATATAGCAGATATGATTAAGGAAGGTAATATAATATCTGTAGTTGAAAACCTTGTAGGTAATCTTGAATTTTAA
- a CDS encoding 4Fe-4S dicluster-binding protein, translating to MNEKLIKYFGVPKEAYSYMDVMLSKEEINLIEKIQDKKYTYEELINLIEKNFNLSSEEFLKSCYKRGVINKEKSNEQIVYKSSNIYTRLAYFAQYEVDLWKSIPEEDRIKLDKWYVEKYAQGAIPRLEEIKKKTRKLIENAYFYTIHETLELIDTVNHELYIVPCNCKSISLRCDKPKNVCILFEKSINSEWDRGWGKPITKAEAKEIIIMANKNGLMHTSEAEQAICNCDGCCCYPIRASQIIGAKGIWPQRRYDIVWDKKKCINCGICSKICNFNAFNKVNKTVSFDENKCWGCTICNDHCPVNAITLKKIKDNHE from the coding sequence ATGAATGAAAAACTAATTAAATATTTCGGCGTTCCTAAAGAAGCCTATTCTTATATGGATGTTATGCTTTCTAAGGAAGAAATTAATCTTATAGAAAAGATTCAAGATAAAAAATATACTTATGAAGAACTCATAAATTTAATTGAAAAAAACTTTAACTTATCTTCTGAGGAATTTCTTAAAAGTTGCTATAAAAGAGGTGTAATCAATAAAGAAAAATCAAATGAACAAATAGTTTATAAATCATCCAATATCTATACTAGACTTGCATATTTTGCCCAATATGAAGTAGATTTGTGGAAAAGTATACCTGAAGAAGATAGGATCAAACTGGATAAATGGTATGTTGAAAAATATGCACAAGGAGCGATTCCTAGACTTGAGGAAATAAAAAAGAAAACTCGAAAACTAATAGAAAATGCTTACTTTTATACTATTCATGAAACTTTAGAACTCATAGATACAGTTAACCATGAATTATATATAGTTCCATGTAATTGTAAATCTATTTCTCTTAGATGTGATAAGCCTAAAAATGTATGTATCTTATTTGAAAAGAGCATTAATTCAGAATGGGATAGAGGTTGGGGAAAACCAATAACTAAAGCAGAAGCTAAAGAAATTATTATTATGGCCAACAAGAACGGATTAATGCATACTTCAGAAGCAGAACAAGCTATTTGCAATTGTGATGGTTGTTGTTGTTACCCTATTAGGGCATCTCAAATTATTGGAGCTAAAGGAATTTGGCCTCAAAGAAGATATGACATAGTTTGGGATAAAAAAAAATGTATAAATTGCGGTATATGTTCAAAAATATGTAACTTTAATGCTTTTAATAAAGTTAATAAAACTGTTTCTTTTGATGAAAATAAATGTTGGGGTTGTACTATATGCAATGACCATTGTCCTGTAAATGCTATTACATTAAAAAAAATAAAGGACAATCATGAATAA
- a CDS encoding BCCT family transporter: MNKFRVNIILVPIIIFSIIIGSSMVNANATAELVMDVYLFIAKYFGAFIQITCLIFLLGILYFAFSKTGNIKFGGKDAKPELSTWAYWTIALCAGIGTGIMFWGPIEPIYFAYKVPQGVNLTPGSAGAIQFAMNKSFMHWAFTPYALYTLCGISIAYAVYNMKMPNTVSSGMTLFYGEKFLKSKWKDVVDVIALTAICSGLAGGLGNGLIQLGSGIEMIFGIPSGPIVWVSIAVIITTIYTISSISGLHKGIKFFSDKNAWIFIAFLFVVIIAGPTKYIIDLTTQSFVHYINDFFEASVFLSPGNTDMWPEWWDTFYLADWLSFAPLVGLFLARISYGRTIREFILINLMGPALFGVIWFGTFGGFTLNLQASGTFDMMHYINTSGFDGVMLKLAEFLPLGNIIQPIIIFTVMLSYVTMADSMTSSISIMSLKDSRVKEAPIAIKMFWGALMGALAVIFVTAGGIDGVKTLLAISGLPVLIVMIMLFAGILKRLVINKNYSIDEIVSSKEICLKKEEQC, from the coding sequence ATGAACAAATTCAGGGTTAATATTATTTTAGTTCCAATTATTATATTCAGCATCATAATTGGTTCTAGTATGGTTAATGCCAATGCTACTGCAGAGTTAGTTATGGATGTATATCTTTTTATAGCTAAATATTTTGGTGCATTTATTCAAATTACCTGTTTAATTTTTCTGCTTGGAATTCTTTATTTTGCTTTTTCTAAAACAGGCAATATCAAATTTGGTGGTAAGGATGCAAAACCAGAACTTTCTACTTGGGCCTATTGGACAATTGCACTTTGTGCTGGTATCGGTACAGGTATTATGTTTTGGGGCCCAATTGAACCAATCTATTTTGCTTATAAAGTTCCTCAAGGCGTTAATTTAACCCCTGGAAGTGCAGGGGCTATTCAATTCGCCATGAACAAATCATTTATGCACTGGGCATTTACTCCTTATGCTCTTTATACTCTTTGTGGTATATCCATTGCATATGCCGTATACAATATGAAAATGCCCAATACCGTAAGTAGTGGTATGACTCTATTTTATGGAGAAAAATTTCTTAAAAGTAAGTGGAAAGATGTAGTAGATGTAATAGCTCTTACAGCTATATGTTCTGGTCTTGCAGGCGGTCTTGGTAATGGACTTATTCAGCTAGGCTCAGGAATTGAAATGATCTTTGGTATTCCTTCTGGTCCAATAGTATGGGTTTCTATTGCCGTTATTATTACTACTATATATACTATTTCAAGTATTTCCGGGCTTCATAAGGGTATTAAGTTTTTTTCTGACAAAAATGCGTGGATTTTCATTGCATTTCTATTTGTTGTTATAATTGCAGGTCCTACTAAATATATTATAGATCTTACAACTCAAAGCTTTGTTCACTATATTAATGATTTCTTTGAAGCATCTGTTTTTTTGTCACCTGGCAATACCGATATGTGGCCAGAGTGGTGGGATACTTTCTACCTAGCAGATTGGTTATCATTTGCTCCACTTGTTGGATTATTCCTTGCTCGCATCAGTTATGGACGTACAATAAGAGAGTTTATTCTAATAAACTTAATGGGTCCAGCCTTATTTGGTGTAATATGGTTTGGTACATTCGGTGGATTTACATTGAATCTGCAAGCATCAGGTACATTTGATATGATGCATTACATAAACACATCAGGTTTTGATGGTGTAATGCTTAAACTTGCTGAATTTTTACCTTTAGGTAATATAATACAACCTATCATCATATTTACAGTTATGTTGTCATACGTAACTATGGCAGATTCCATGACATCATCTATATCTATTATGTCACTTAAAGATTCTAGAGTAAAAGAAGCTCCAATTGCTATTAAAATGTTCTGGGGTGCACTTATGGGAGCCTTAGCAGTTATATTTGTTACAGCAGGTGGAATTGATGGAGTTAAGACACTTCTTGCTATCTCCGGATTACCTGTTCTTATAGTTATGATAATGCTTTTTGCAGGAATTTTAAAAAGACTTGTTATTAATAAGAATTACTCAATTGATGAAATAGTTTCTTCTAAAGAAATTTGTTTAAAGAAGGAAGAACAATGTTAG
- a CDS encoding sigma-54 interaction domain-containing protein, giving the protein MEIYNIIIILDSNYRIIDISQPHLDAENNINARFIGKSILSFIDIDINLKSGNTMFNNLPVKYVIIDNLNNNGFIVHISNAAYQNNYYKEILDLLNIGIHITDRSGYIKFTNRAAEKGEFLNRRLTTGKHITDVYSLTPETSCILRTLKSRKPILNIYDTFVSNYSKQPISSINSGYPIFIENIFVGGLSIVRFNEYLQRACNELTLLNDFVKKGGNLTQKSYNKKIYYSFDDLVGNDEKFVNSINLAKRIAKTESSVLIYGETGTGKELFAQSIHRASNRRDNEFIALNCAAIPEGLVEGILFGTEKGSFTGSTNKSGILEKANKGTLFLDEINSMSLNVQSKLLRVFQEKKYMKVGGTKEISCDIRLISSTNESPEYMLRSGKIRSDLYYRINTITIPIPPLRERKDDISILYNFFINKISYGSKFKTSDSVIKILESYDWPGNIRELLHTVEYAISVCEDSYITIRDIPQSIIKYNNSYENDKHGSLLSDDTNLNNIMDKYEKHIILDFLKKHNYNITKAAKELGLHRQGLQYRIKKHNLMEVIERKKVK; this is encoded by the coding sequence ATGGAAATATATAATATAATAATCATTTTGGATAGTAACTATAGAATAATAGACATATCACAGCCACATCTCGATGCAGAAAATAATATTAATGCTAGATTTATTGGGAAAAGCATATTGAGTTTTATAGATATTGATATTAATTTAAAATCAGGTAATACTATGTTTAATAATTTGCCTGTAAAATACGTAATTATTGATAATCTTAATAATAATGGGTTTATTGTCCATATTTCAAATGCTGCATATCAAAATAATTATTATAAAGAAATTCTTGATTTATTGAATATAGGAATACATATTACAGATAGAAGTGGATATATTAAATTTACTAATAGAGCTGCTGAAAAAGGAGAATTTTTAAATAGACGATTGACTACAGGAAAGCATATTACAGATGTATATTCATTGACACCTGAAACTAGCTGCATACTCAGAACTTTAAAAAGTAGAAAGCCTATCCTAAACATCTACGATACTTTTGTAAGTAATTATTCAAAGCAACCTATATCTAGTATTAATTCAGGTTACCCTATTTTTATAGAGAATATATTCGTCGGAGGTCTTAGTATAGTAAGATTTAATGAGTATTTACAAAGGGCTTGTAACGAACTTACTTTATTAAATGATTTTGTGAAAAAAGGTGGAAACCTCACGCAAAAATCATACAATAAAAAAATATATTATAGCTTTGATGATTTAGTTGGAAATGATGAAAAATTTGTAAACTCTATAAATCTAGCAAAGCGTATTGCAAAAACAGAATCATCTGTTTTAATATATGGTGAAACTGGTACAGGAAAAGAACTTTTTGCACAAAGCATACATAGGGCGAGTAATAGGCGGGATAATGAATTTATAGCCTTAAATTGTGCTGCAATACCTGAAGGTTTGGTAGAAGGGATTTTGTTTGGAACAGAAAAGGGAAGTTTTACAGGCAGTACAAACAAATCAGGAATATTAGAAAAAGCTAATAAAGGAACTTTATTTTTAGATGAGATAAATTCTATGAGTCTTAACGTACAGTCAAAACTTTTAAGAGTTTTTCAAGAAAAAAAATATATGAAAGTAGGTGGAACGAAGGAAATTTCTTGTGATATAAGACTAATTTCTTCAACGAATGAATCACCGGAATATATGCTTAGATCGGGAAAAATTAGATCTGATTTATATTATAGAATAAATACTATAACAATACCGATACCTCCCTTAAGAGAAAGAAAAGATGATATTTCTATTTTATATAATTTCTTTATAAATAAGATTTCATATGGAAGTAAATTCAAGACAAGTGATTCTGTTATTAAAATATTAGAATCTTATGATTGGCCAGGAAACATTAGAGAACTTTTACACACTGTAGAATATGCCATTAGTGTATGTGAAGATTCTTATATTACGATAAGAGACATTCCTCAAAGTATTATTAAATATAATAACTCCTATGAAAATGATAAACATGGATCGCTACTATCAGATGATACTAATCTTAATAATATTATGGATAAATATGAAAAACATATAATATTAGACTTTCTAAAAAAGCACAATTATAACATTACAAAGGCTGCTAAAGAATTAGGATTGCATAGACAAGGCTTACAGTATAGGATAAAGAAACATAATCTAATGGAAGTTATAGAAAGAAAAAAGGTTAAATAA
- a CDS encoding zinc ribbon domain-containing protein YjdM produces MMSLPNCPKCNSEYTYEDGSLLVCPECAHEWTLESETEDINVIKDANGNILNDGDSVTVIRDLKVKGSSSSIKIGTKVKNIRLIHNPSDGHDIDCKIDGFGAMKLKSSVVKKA; encoded by the coding sequence ATGATGAGTCTACCAAATTGCCCAAAATGTAATTCAGAATATACTTATGAAGATGGAAGTCTTCTTGTTTGTCCAGAATGTGCTCATGAATGGACTTTAGAATCAGAAACTGAAGATATAAATGTTATTAAAGATGCAAATGGAAATATCTTAAACGATGGTGATTCTGTAACAGTAATCAGAGACCTTAAAGTAAAAGGAAGTTCATCAAGTATAAAGATAGGTACAAAAGTAAAAAATATACGTTTAATTCATAATCCATCTGATGGACATGATATTGATTGCAAAATTGATGGTTTTGGAGCTATGAAATTAAAGTCTAGTGTTGTTAAAAAGGCATAA
- a CDS encoding Crp/Fnr family transcriptional regulator: protein MKKILNNDLLNNYITKHNLETIFDEDLLKHAQLHFYLKGEYILNTDFNLEYYYLIVDGKTTVSYLLENGKSILLKFYDAFNTLGDIELLKNIPICCDVQAIEDSHLIAIPVDIIKNEYFHNTKFLHHLIDSLSEKLYATLNNSSYNLTYPLINRLSSYLVEYITDKNHIILSSSFNEIAQFLGTTYRHLNRTFKELESRSIIKCENKTIYILDRDRLLELSKNDYIKSL from the coding sequence ATGAAAAAAATTTTAAATAATGACCTTTTAAACAATTATATTACTAAGCATAATTTAGAAACTATATTTGATGAAGATTTATTAAAACACGCTCAACTTCATTTTTATCTAAAAGGGGAATATATATTAAATACAGACTTTAATCTTGAATACTACTACTTAATTGTCGATGGAAAAACAACAGTATCTTACCTTTTAGAAAACGGTAAATCTATACTTTTAAAGTTTTATGATGCATTCAATACTTTAGGTGATATAGAACTTTTAAAAAATATTCCTATATGCTGCGACGTCCAAGCAATAGAAGATTCACATTTGATAGCAATCCCGGTAGATATAATCAAAAACGAATATTTTCACAATACAAAATTTTTACACCATCTAATAGATTCTTTAAGCGAAAAGCTTTACGCAACCTTAAATAATAGTTCATACAATCTTACCTATCCCCTTATAAATAGACTATCTAGCTATTTGGTTGAGTATATTACTGATAAAAATCATATAATTTTAAGTTCATCATTTAATGAAATTGCTCAATTTTTGGGAACAACTTATAGGCATTTAAATAGAACTTTCAAAGAGCTTGAATCAAGGTCAATTATAAAATGCGAAAATAAAACAATATATATATTAGACAGGGATAGACTTCTAGAATTATCTAAAAATGATTATATAAAATCACTTTAA
- a CDS encoding DMT family transporter, with protein MYKNLAIINGVILAIMVFFNGMLANITGPYMSTLIFNVIAFIFIITISIIKKNRLPNIKEVPLILFLPGILGVITILLNNISIPQIGITLAIGVSLFGQLVMSSFVEHFGLFGMPVNRIKKEKILGFSIISLGIIVMIIM; from the coding sequence ATGTATAAAAACTTAGCTATTATAAATGGCGTTATACTTGCTATAATGGTTTTTTTTAATGGCATGCTAGCGAATATAACAGGACCTTATATGAGTACTTTAATATTTAATGTAATAGCATTTATATTTATTATAACTATATCTATAATAAAGAAAAATAGACTTCCAAATATAAAGGAAGTACCGCTTATACTTTTCTTACCAGGAATATTAGGTGTTATAACTATACTTTTAAACAATATAAGTATACCTCAAATAGGAATAACACTTGCTATAGGAGTGAGTTTATTTGGTCAACTTGTAATGTCTAGTTTCGTGGAGCATTTTGGATTGTTTGGAATGCCAGTCAATAGGATTAAGAAAGAAAAAATATTAGGATTTTCGATAATCTCACTTGGAATAATAGTTATGATTATTATGTAA